Proteins from one Victivallis lenta genomic window:
- a CDS encoding LacI family DNA-binding transcriptional regulator: protein MQKTFTIRDIATRAGVSLGTVSRVMNNAINVDPELRERTLSVMREFHYVPLRRPRKNSRRNLAEGGRVAILFFDMQFHWEDSFPARSCAEGISEICRIYGVRPDFFTLLDCSDEKLFRHLSEFDGILVKHNFRHGDERLRRIGELAEKVPMVWFGVNGFNRRFPNVVLDNHAAGALAAEELIRRGHRVIAFISTDPDHGMFAQRAEGFREAMAARGLWRSALFFEEKFSTVSSPNPDPIPPLLGRTLGRILAYPEKVTAAVVTNDWGCVGLYRACGERGLRIPEELSIIGFDNQIPVCCSLKPPLASIENPLVDIGRTAMAELLQRIDAKHRKLTLPPSVRLLSGTLIERGSLRSL, encoded by the coding sequence ATGCAGAAAACATTTACCATTCGTGATATCGCGACCCGGGCCGGTGTCTCTCTCGGTACCGTCAGCCGGGTGATGAACAATGCGATCAACGTTGATCCTGAACTTCGGGAACGTACGCTCTCCGTCATGCGGGAATTTCACTATGTGCCGTTGCGGCGTCCGCGGAAAAACTCCCGGCGAAACCTGGCCGAGGGTGGACGCGTCGCCATCCTGTTTTTCGATATGCAGTTCCATTGGGAGGACTCCTTCCCGGCCCGCTCCTGTGCGGAGGGAATTTCAGAAATCTGCCGGATTTACGGTGTCAGACCGGACTTTTTCACACTGCTCGACTGCAGCGATGAAAAATTATTCCGGCATCTTTCCGAATTTGATGGAATTCTGGTCAAGCACAATTTCCGCCACGGTGACGAACGACTCCGCCGGATTGGGGAATTGGCGGAAAAGGTGCCGATGGTCTGGTTCGGCGTCAACGGGTTCAACCGTCGCTTTCCGAACGTGGTTCTCGACAACCATGCAGCCGGAGCACTTGCCGCGGAGGAACTGATCCGGCGCGGACACCGCGTGATCGCCTTTATCAGTACCGATCCGGATCACGGAATGTTCGCACAGCGGGCGGAGGGATTCCGGGAGGCGATGGCGGCTCGGGGACTCTGGCGGAGCGCGCTCTTTTTCGAAGAAAAATTCTCCACTGTTTCCTCGCCAAATCCCGATCCGATTCCGCCGCTGCTCGGCCGGACGCTCGGCCGGATCTTGGCATACCCGGAGAAGGTCACCGCTGCCGTTGTCACCAATGACTGGGGTTGTGTCGGTCTCTATCGCGCCTGCGGAGAACGCGGTTTACGGATTCCGGAAGAGCTGAGTATAATCGGCTTCGACAACCAGATTCCGGTCTGCTGCAGCCTGAAACCGCCGCTTGCCAGCATTGAAAATCCGCTGGTCGATATCGGCCGGACTGCCATGGCGGAACTTCTGCAGAGGATCGATGCGAAGCACCGGAAACTGACGCTTCCGCCTAGTGTCCGGTTGCTTTCCGGTACTTTGATTGAACGCGGATCGCTCCGCTCGCTGTGA
- a CDS encoding type II secretion system protein codes for MKYRCFTLIELLVVIAIIAILASMLLPALNRARERAQLSSCLSNLKQLGYACTSYLADNDEYWFPLGVAHSADRWPNKLVPHLGGDRKVFKCPSEKSEGEVSYAYNNYFRLKTRMKDSIIDPRLRSRVLVLADAAPQKTTAADGSLHGGWVNDMNPGYGFFDLTTGESLSGHVVKWNILYADTHAATVTHVQSFPTEFPQERLDWPLYMKPRFGWPWN; via the coding sequence ATGAAATATCGCTGTTTTACCCTTATCGAACTTCTGGTCGTGATTGCGATCATCGCGATTCTCGCCTCAATGTTGCTGCCCGCGCTGAATCGGGCGCGGGAACGGGCACAACTCAGCAGCTGTCTCAGTAATCTGAAGCAGCTCGGCTATGCCTGCACTTCTTATCTTGCCGACAATGATGAATACTGGTTCCCGCTGGGAGTTGCGCACAGTGCTGACCGTTGGCCGAACAAGCTGGTTCCCCATCTCGGCGGAGACAGAAAGGTTTTCAAATGTCCCTCGGAAAAAAGCGAAGGCGAAGTTTCGTATGCGTATAACAACTACTTCCGTCTCAAGACGCGCATGAAGGATTCAATCATTGACCCTCGACTGCGTTCCCGGGTGCTGGTGCTCGCCGATGCGGCGCCGCAGAAAACGACCGCTGCCGACGGTTCTCTTCATGGCGGCTGGGTCAACGATATGAATCCGGGTTATGGCTTTTTCGACCTGACCACCGGAGAATCGCTTTCCGGTCACGTTGTTAAATGGAATATCCTGTATGCCGATACTCATGCGGCGACCGTTACCCATGTACAGAGCTTTCCGACCGAGTTTCCGCAGGAACGGCTCGACTGGCCGCTCTATATGAAGCCCCGCTTCGGCTGGCCCTGGAATTGA